The Ptychodera flava strain L36383 chromosome 16, AS_Pfla_20210202, whole genome shotgun sequence region AGATAACACTTGGACACCTACTTAGTGCCACCtatatattgattacattttgaagcataaaatattaataaacaCAAATGATCCATTCCCCAACTGCAGCTTAAATTACACCAGTATACATTGAGATTCGTAATTGTATACTGCGACAGCAACACACAAAACCAGTAATGGAATATTGATTCAGAAGCAAGAATGCCCCTCTGTGACAACAATTTTTTTGGactctgaatattttacaatagttTTCTGGTATGCTGCTTGTGTGGGCAGTTTTATTTGAGCCTTTCGGAGCACCTGAAAGTTTCACAATcttggttttcatgaaaatcgaaaatttaatttttccccggAGACTTATGTCAGGGATTGCGACTacttggatttcaaatatctgcaAGCAAGTTTTAGGATATTTGTTTCTGTACAACAAAAACTTGCATGATGACCCCCAGGTTTTTATCCATGATCATGAAGGAGAATGGTTGCAGGTTTTGTAGTGGAAAGTTCTAGGAGAAGCTTAACATTTTCGATTTCGAAAAGCATATACTTCCTTAAAGTGATACAAGCGCCAtggaataaaatgaaatgaccCTATCACATACAATGAAGCAAAAAAACTCAAGGCACAATACGCTTTTTGGTCCATTTTTCTACTTAAGTTGTAAACAGGCACAGATCTATTGTAAAATCGAATACAACAAGATATTCTTCATCGAATCTCACGATACAGCCATAGCAAAATAAACTGGATACATTCATCTCTCAGAGGTAAAACACTTCCAATGGGTCACCGAGTGTCAGCCAACGTTATTGACTTTCAtgcagaaaatttcatttaaatgtactttcaGTTTTTTCAAAAGCCATTCTGCAAAATGGTTTGAAAAATGACAGCAGTATGCTAGATTTTAAGATGTTATAGGCAGATAATATCTTTTTTATAGAGCAAGGAAAAATGCTAAACTGGCAGTTATCTAAAtgcttttgataaatgtatcaTAATTATTCACTTTCATTTGATGTTAGCAACCTCGTTATATCTTCAAAAATTTGAAGatggatattttcaaaatctatgCTGAAAGAAAATGACAGTGCTTCAGTCTTAATAAGCTGCTAATATCTTTAAAAACTGGCTTCTAACATCTTTgaagactgaaattttactaTTGCGTAGTTACCATATAGATATTCACCATAAATTGCTAGCCTTCATGCTATTGCCTCATATACAATAAGAATACACGCAAGGATGTTTGGCTATAGTTTGCTAGCTGCTGTCTATTGTTGGTAACTATGTCCTCTGGGGAAGATAACCCTTGTGTGCtgatcatttttagctcacattttgtCTGCAAATTGTCGAGTCATATGTACATTCAATGGTTCCAACACCTTGCATCATATTTTGTTGCCAAGGTTAGCCAGAACtgttaaacacacacacacacacacacacacacacacactctctctctctctctctctctctctctctctctctctctctctcatgactTTCATCCACCAGAAATTTTAAGGAGAAACATTCAGACATTTGACATCTGTACATTTACTCATATTTCTCAGAAAATACTGTACGAAAGGTTTACAAATAGATATACAAACATTCTTTATAAATAGTGAAAATCTTGCCAATTGTACTGTTTACGAGAATTGCAAAACATTTGTTCAACAAAGGTAAATTCAAACTTACATGGATCTTTATCAATATGAcaaattttctgtaaatattgCTCCGAGATTACAGATCATTGCGTGAAGGTCTTCTGTGCTTTGTTCTGGTAATGCCTCATTTCAATGTCATGTTCCATTGTCAGAGTATTAGTGTCAGGCAAACGTGGAATCCTTGAGGTGTTGATAAACCAAAGTAAGACGTAGATTAACACAGTTTCCAAACAGGAATGATTTAGAAATAGAAGCAAAAATAACCGAAATACATTGAGTATGCCCTACACAAACTTGATCCTTTTTTATGCTAACAATGTTTGAGGTAAACAAAGGTCATTCATAAATGttgtatgtgttcaaattcaGTTCATTCAGCTTTGATATTGTCCCTGTCAACCAAAGTCATTAGACATACAAAAGTGCTAATAATTATATGTCACACTCACAAAACTTCCAGCAAGACTAAATGTAagtataatatagaaataccCTGCTCATCAAACTTACCCCATAAGCAAAACTAACTATGACAATTGAACCTTTGAAGTCTGTTTAGATTCAATGCACTCAGTGGTGATTTGACTTCTTAATTACagaatttcatcaaatgtacaAATAAGTTATTAATAAGTGCACAATTGCCTTAAACTTTCAGAATAAGCAAATTAAGTATGATAAAAGTACTTTCAAAGCTTGACCAAATTCAGTCGACTCTGTTCTTATATAGAGCCTGAGTAAATAAGGCATAAGTCGGTTAACTGACAATGACCATGTCAAACTGACCAAACTTTTAGCATAGTTAAAAATTTGGCGTGTGCTGCAGAGTGTGTGCTTTTACTGGCAATTATTTATGTGTTTTTTATTGTGATTTCACTTTTTAAACCCTAGAAATCTGATTAATTTTGATGCATTCAGTTATGGCACATAGCCCAGTTACacatattcattaaatatgttaatTAGGCTATAATGATACAGGTATTTAACATTCATCACACTGGGAGCATCAATAAATCAAAGTTTAGCCTATGTACCATAGACATCTGATCGAAGTCAGTGAATTCTGTTCCCATGTACAGCAGAATTACAGAATACCATTCAATATACGGATGAACTAATAATGAGTGTATTACATTCGCCAATTTTTTAGcttatttaaataaaaatataatgatgAATCTCAGAGGTCTGATAAAGTTCAGTATATTAAGCTTTGATATatagcctaattacaaaaattgtcaTACATATCAGCATATATAATCAGAATGCAATCACTGAATGGAAGAGGTTTAGTCAAACTGGACACAAATGGCCTAATTACagcaattcattaaatatgcaaatgatctaaTAATCATAATGTGCTCATCAAATTTGAAGCATTACTAAACCTTAGTATAATCAATGGATTTCAGGGTCCGGTCAAAAAAAGTATTGATATATcgcctaattacagaaattcattaacACATGCAACGAGCTAATGGTCAGTATTTCACAATCATCGAACTTTTAGCATAACGAGACTAATGTATGGCCATAGCACCTCAGAGGTCAGATGATAGTCACACCATTAAATTTTGATTCAGGGATCAGAAGGTCGCGCTCATCAAACGTTTACCATTTCCGAActtcaatattatatattattgcctgaatacatgggtttatgtgcctgagagcaggtgacaattttcccgacgccaggagggcaaattgtctcctgctgcgagggcacataaacccatgtattcaggcaataatattcttattacatgcctcttcacagttaatgctatataacatttagttacatacagggcattttcaaacaattttacctttatcgaccagcatcaaacagattttaacgaaagtcaaaatagcagtgcgcgcatggatatttcacatctagcgttaagcgtctactttgacgtcgaaagcatcgaaaggcttcactggcccgcgtaaccatggaaacatcccggatgttcctcttcaaatcaatgcactgatttgcattcacctcgaggcatgtaataaaacagcATTAGGTAGGGTCAAAATCGGTATTGATATATACCCTTAATACGGaatttcattaaatgtgcaaatgagctaattatccttatgttgtatttcatgaaaatttcagcttaGTATTATCATTTTCTTTCTCAGGGGCCAGGTCCAATCAAAATCGACACACTAAATATTGATTCATTGCCTGTTTACAGAAAATCATTACACATATAGGTAAATGTAGTAATAATCATCATGTTGTGCTCATCAATCTTGCAGCATTACTAAACTTTAGTATGATCAATGTACTTTAGTATGATCAATGTATTTGAGAGGTCTTGTTAAAGTAAGTACGCTCAGTATTGATATATGggctaattacagaaattcattaaatatgcaaatgagtgacTAATTAGTACATCATACTTATCAAACTTTTATCATAACTAGACCAAGTATGACCGCCATAACTCAGAGATCCGATGAAATTaagactctgaaattttgatttaTGGTGCAATATACAACAATAAGTTGAATTTGCAAATGAGATTATACTCTGTAAGCCACGCCTACAAACTTTTAGCACAGCAAGGTGCCCGCATAgtaattttaaatttggttCGGTTATTCTTAAAATATAGCCTACTGCAAAATTTCATTAATCATGCATTAGCTGTAACTTGAACAAGAggtggacggacagacagatacTGCGGTGACATTGGACACCatttgtcccccccccccccggtatcTAGTAAACAAATACTTAAAAACTTCGTAAACGCCAGCTGTGCAGACTTTAGGTTTACCACAATGTGGCCTATATGATCGCTCTTTGCAAAATGTTAGTGTTAATATTCGCGACAGATTTTTTCTTCTTCGTGTTTTACGTTTTGGAGTAGTTCTGTTGTGAGCATCTAATTCAAGCCTTTAATGCGGAGCAGGTAAATGCGTACATGATGACGCGTACGGAAAGAATGGTAGGCTGACATTTAACATGTGCCATCTTGAGAACGCCATTTTATACGTTTAAATAATACCAAATCGGTCCTTGGCTATTATCCAGGACCACCTTCCACTTGATCTGAGTTCAACTGTGTGAGGCACGGTTGCATGATTCACGGCACGGACCTTGAAAACAACATCCAAATGCTTCCCGCGCAATCAGAGAAGGCGACAATTTTGCAGGTTCTTCATGAGTACATCGAACACGACATCGTTGAACAGTAAAGCCATGTTCTTAGTGTCTGTAGCCACCGTGAAATGCGTGTAAATTGAACGTTCGATTATATTTTCAACCACTGCTTCGAACTTTTTCTTGATGAAAGCGGCTGCCTCTCGTTTGCTGGACGACCCTGCGGAAGGTGATAAAGGCATGTACATTACGGGAAAGAAGAAATAGATAATTTTCAATGAACTCAATAATTGGCTCTTTATAAACTGAATAATAATGGCATCcatttataaatattcatgaaaatatgcatACTTTTTGAAATCGCATGATTTGCAAGTCTCTTTTAGAGTTTTATTTACACATCCTGTTGTCACTATTCAGACTCGTAACATGTTCTATTAAATGCACATTCGAAAACATTTAGTGATATGCCCCTCTCTCCGACCCCCCCCCTACCCTGCCCGCCCGTTTGCCTGCACATGAGCAATTGTACTAAATTGATTTTCTAGTAAAATATGTATTACAGTACCTGTGTATTCTGGGAAGCAAATCGTTAGCGGTGAGTTTGGGAGCTTCTTCCCGAAAAGGTCCATTTTGTTTAGAAATAGGATAAAACTTATGTTCCTCAACCACCTGTTGTTGCAAGTGCTACGAAATAGCTGTAAGCTATCGTGCATttgattctgaaaaaaaaaatgatatactTTCAATTCCATCTCATAagtctatttttttttcagaaacccaTCACTCTACCGATAGCTTACATATTATTCATAATCAGTCAGAATTTGAaacagattatgcataatcGAATTAAATATGCTGTTACCAAGACTACCCAAAGCAGCATTTTACGAGCAACGTTACCCCGACAACAGTTTTGAATGAAGAAAAGGGCCTGAAACGTTCGTACACACATCACAATGCATAGCGAAGATGTATCTTCGATTTGTCATGTACATGATCACGTCACTAGAAAACTTGATACCATTTAGCTACAGCTGATGAAAAGGTAACCTGACTACGCTGAAAATACCATCTACTCCAAGATCGTAATAGCCTTAGATTAAGTCTGTGGTTTGTAAAAACTGGAGTCGTTTGGAATAGCTTCTGATATGAATTTCTTCTGATTTCATGCGAAAATAGTGTCTTTTATTCGGTGAGTGAACATTTTATCTGTGACTGATGCTATTATGCAAGGCCTGGCAATGTGGACCCTCTTTGGTCAACCGATTGCTTCACAGCTCCTATTACTAAACTGAATGCTGGTCGATGTTTTAACTTGATGTATTTTCAGGAAAATTTTATTCTACCTGCAAAATACAGTTCCCTGATCTACTTCTGAAATTGTATGGAAACGCCCGGTGTTCAACTCGTCAACACAGCGTGTGAAATGTTGTAGTATTATCTGCTAATTGTTGAAGACTGAATCCAGTCTTGCCTAGATGTAATTTGTCAACGACAACGTTgcatactttacaaaatgtgttgtgttgtaaaaataatactttgtattttaacCTACTCTGCATGTATTATCTTTCTTTATATCGTCAATTGTAAATATCAGAATGGTTTTGTATTCTAAGACAAATGACgatgaaaatgttaccaaaagCTAAGAATATCACCCATTCAAATTTTGTCCGTTTTTAATATCAAGAAAGACTTTAGTCGACAAGATGCCGTATTTAATTTATTGACTTATCTGGAGGGCAGCAATTATGAATACATATATTTTCCTGGGGAGTCTACACTTAACATGCAAAAGGCTACCTACCAACTCGTAGTCTTTACCCTGTAAGGCAAAGTATCTATGCTTCTGCCCTCCCCTCCCCATGATGTAATCGGCGCCAGTGTTACATCCCTCCCTTGGTAAGGCCTCATTTCAAACGTTATGCTGAATATATCATGGCGTACGTTTGAGTGCTTGTCTTAGCAATCCAGGCTTAGTTATGGGTTTGTGAAGGACCCTCAAAGCCCGAGACAACTTGCCCTGAGATTTGATGATGGCGTATAAGCGACGGCGAACACGTTTCCGTCCTTCGTTAAGCGGCAGTGGGTCTATTGTCGCGACGGAATGAATACATTAAGCCAAGTTTCATCGCTTCATGCATCTCTAAACTTTTGCGGGTTTATCTTcaagtaaaatattgttttgtcgAAACTCAACATGAtcacattctcgcgagccatgCACAGCATGAGTTCCGCCCCGCGGACCTACGCCAAAAAAAAAGTACCGcagagctgttgccgtaaagggaCATATGATTCACGACGATGCATGATCAATGAATAACTTGTACATGATGTGAAGAAATGTGACTGAGAACACAGACACTCGGAAATGTTATAACTTTGTAATCACTCACTGTTCAGTATCGCTCGCTGGCACAGTTTTAGCGGCAGAATGTTATACCGGTTGACTTGTCATGAGTACGTAAACCTTATATGAGACTTACATACACGGTGACCAGTCAAGACattgtcatcaaatttgcttTCGTGAAAATGTGGATCTACTTAGAGAAGGCCCAAGAATACATGTTTCTTAACATATAAGTTTTCTTCAATAAGACGTACGCAGGACTCCaatgaaatgttcatgtcgGCCTTTACCGAAAGACATGATGTTGTCATATACAATATGAACAGCCTCAAAATTCAGGGTAATGTTAATACCAAACAATGTCATGCATTAAATTTCACAAGTCTCGGCGCATGTTTTAAGACTCACATCTAAAATTTTCAGTGCCAAATACCTGCCCCTTGTCTTCCGTCATCACTAAGTCGTAGATATTCAGAGCTACGATGAAAATAATGGAGTTGCAATCTTGAAAGCAATGGATCCACTTCCTCCGCTCTGTTCTCTGGCCACCAACGTCGACCAAGCTGTTGAAACAAAACAATCAACAAATACATGGAGACAACGTTACAGATGACAGTGAAATGAGCTGATTCTTCTGGAAAGTACAACGCATAAGTCACGATATACAAGAGAAACACACGTATGCAACGCCTCTTCTATTATTACTTCACGAATAGGAAGATAAAtcggcaatatatatatatatatatatatatatatatatatatatatatatatatatatatatatatatatatatatatatatccccagacgaatagaaagacagactagcaacgggtattgttcaaggtgtgaagcaGTTACGTAACCCCTTCATGTACGCCttgcctcaggtagctctcgactCTCATTTTCGAAGAGTTCCGACAGTGCaaccttcggtagtttccggatttttaagcgaaagtatatTTGGCAAAGTTggagttgttgttgtcgtgtggcgctgagcggaattggcgtgctggcgaaaacaagaaagttttgagcttcggggaggtgagttttatcattttaaaatttcttctCACATTTTTAGGAATATATAAtttgtgtgtttgaaccaaatttgaaagtttttaatCGATACTGTCTGATTTTACCCAATGGCTTACGGTCAGTCAAATCGTCTTTTACAAATTGGTCATGGAAGGACGTGTTTATAAAACTGCTGTCAtgttatgtttttattctcgtggagcagtgtttctgccctgagagctcactgtacgatgccatctcgtcgtacttcacgcataatctcgtgcaattatcaaccacaaacaaaatctccaaaatgtctaacacctgtgaacctcattttaatatgaaaaggcaatagtctaccgagacgaccatgaaaCAAAAGGCATGCTGCGTTGCTAGTATGtcctctatttgtctgtgatataGCCTATAAAGTTCGGAAATCTCCATGGTGTAAAACAGTGCTCAATACCAGTATGGCAGagcgaatatatatatatatatatatatagagagagagagagagagagagagagagagagagagagagagagagagtatgtaGTATACTTCCTACacaatatacattattttagataATGATATGAGCAATAACGCTTACCTAAGATAATATCCCTGGTACTGAAAACTTGTCTCAACAATACCTATTGTCGCTGTTCTAGCCTGCAAGATGTCCTGGTCAGATGGTAGATAGTCAACTTCCGCTAGTTGCCGTAGTTTTCCAAGGAAACTGGTTGATATCGACAAAAGAAAAATTTGGTCTTTAGTATTCCATATAAGTTTGCTCGTACTTCGAAAGTACAAGGGAACAATCGGGTAAAACCGCATAATTTGTACGGCAAAGTTTTATAGACGAAAAGTTACGAGGGAATTTGGGCAGAATGAAAGCAGAAGCTATTTTTCCAGGAATGTGTGATGGTTGCGCCCGGAAAAATCTGGAAACTTTATCCGAAGTTAAATGTTCCGTATGAAAGTTGAAGTCAGCGGATCAGTTGACACGAAAGGAAACAGCTTGTGCATATTGTGGAGGAAGCATGTGTCATGCTCGTCGATCAACTGAATCAGTCATCCGAAACGCAATCCtttgtcagaaaaaaattatgtgatGAAAAACTATGCTAATTTTAAATGGTAAGTGATGTTTTTCTTAGCTATTTTCAAAACCTATACGACGATTCCTGTCCCACTGCGTCAACCCAATAACATGTGCAGTAGTTTTGCGCCATTTTGTTTTCGAAAGGAGTAATAATTTATAAATAATAAAGTTATGTAAGCTCCGAAGAATATTACTTATTTTCAGTAAATCAATGgcttatgaataaataaataaataaataatgctcGTGGGTACTTTAACTTTCAGCTTAATGAAAACAGTATCGAGCCCATTGCCTATACGGTTACGTAAACTGCTAAGCCAGGGCAGTGAAGCGTAGAAGTTAAAGACATACTTCATTGACTTCTCTGAAATATCTTTTGTTGCACTACTAATCAAGCACATAAGTCAGTACAAGGCATCTTTTAAGAAACAAGGAATAAGAAACAAGatgtaagaaacattttcatcgtgtaagttttttgaaaatcgaaaattatatttttcgccatagagttaacacagtcatagcggccattttgaatttcaaaaatcggtaaatctttggtgaCTTGTTTCTCTTCACtggtgaccctcgatttttattcgtgattttgaaggCGAATGGTTGAAACTTTCCTCGAGGCAAGTctgagcaaaagcttaagttACGAGACACATACTACTCAAAGcgattttgaatatgttttcaGACAATAATCATCCAAAACTCTAAATCGCTCAGCATAACATAGAAATCTGGCAGTGTTTATATTTGCCATTGAGAGTAATGCTTGAAATCGATCTGTTATATACAGAAGTCGGGTTAACAAAGTGCAAAGGGACTGAAGTGAAATGCGATCATCGTTCAATTATTGACATCATTTCATAACGATAAGGTATCAACGTAATTATCTGAGACTTACATTTCAATATCATATAATAGGCTTGACTTGATTATTAACCCTTAAGATACGAAGCTAGACATTTAAGCTGCAGATTGATTAAGAATCATAAGTCATATAAGATGAAATTTTTAGAATTAATAAGAGGTCAAACGACAAATGGTATTTATATATGATTGCTTATCAATGACTTGTAGATTTGTATGCCAAGTATAACTGCTAACTAGGAAGATATCATCTGCAGAAATAAATGATAGCAGAGAAATAGGAAAAGGTCACCGCTAAGGCCATCAAgataaaactatgaaatttagACCAAGACGGGCTTGCAAATTATTTGAAGCCACCGAAAGTACCTCGAAATAGGTTTACTGATATAAGCTTAGTTGCGCGCAAAGTAATTGCTGTTGAGTAAGCTGTCTGCTGCAAAATTCAGCAAATGTACCAGAGCATATTACCCGGGAAATGTATTTTATTACCCAGCCAGCAGCTTTGCTAAAATCATCAGTCTTGTGCAAATGCCAAATGTATTCCCGCTGACTGTAATTCTTGTATAATCCGATCAGATTGATGTTATCTCAGCATGGTTGGGCGGTTAATATCATACCCGGACTTAACAGGGGACAAATTGTTGCTCTTTCTACGCAATATCATCTACCAGGCGTCTCCTGCATTTCGCAGTTATCGTATGATGATGAGAATCGCAAGCCTAGTAAGTTAGAAATGGTCCTTTCACTAGTGTGCTGTCactaaataataaatataaaattacaaacctTCTATTCTATTGATGTTCAGTAGAAATTAGTATATTATATTTAATCAAACGATATTCGGAATGTTCACCCGACCCTGTTAGTCGCTTGTTTTGGTGCACAAGCTTCCGGATCAGAAATAAAAATAGTCCATGAAGATTATCATCTACTCGTCAACCTCAAGGTATAAATAGTAAATAATGAGTGGTCTTTGTAAGATGTACGCATGTATCTCTCTTGGGCATTTGTTATTTTGCACATACACGGatgcacacatgcatgcatgcatgaatccATCAGTCAGTCTGCCCGTCCCTCCGTACGTACATTGGTACATATagttacacatacatacatacatacatacatacatacatacatacatacatacatacatacatacatacatacatacatacatacatacatacatacatacatacatatacatacatacgtacatacatacatacatagaaaaACTCCTCAACGTGTTTTGAATAAATTGCAGGATCTATTACTTACTAGTGTACAGAATCCGTAAACTGGTCTTCACGTGCCATTTCGAAACATTTCTGAACGCCTTGGTCTTTCCAGAGTCGTTCTATCGCCACGGCCGCTTGTAGGGACAAGTCAATCTCACCAACGTTTATTGCTTGAAAATATTGGTGAAAAATCTCCTCGTCAAGCTGTCAGTGTGGTAAATTACGCCAacataaaatgttgtcagtaatTGTCTGATATTGACCCTGTCCTGTATTGTctttacaacatacatacatacatacatacatacatacatacatactgtcaaCACAAACTGTCAACAGTTTTAGCCAGTCTGAGAAATCAAATTAGTTGTGGCAGTGAATTCAATACCACAAGCGCTGTCTTGGCCTTTTCTGTAATCTCTCTGCAAACTCGTAGAAGTCTGCAATGTACACACTTCTCGGATTTCACTTTGCGTGGTGTACGAATCACTGACGACAGGTTTTGTTCACCATCTCATACAGCTTTCTAAAGGGCACTTTGCTAGCTATGGTCATCCACTTGATGACATCATATACTATTCATCTCTGTGGTGATGCAGCCACCGGCATAGAGTCACAATAATGGCACACTGCTATTAATAGAATGATTTCAAGGGGGCAGGCACTTAACACGACCGGTGCGATTGTAATCTTCAGCAAATTGAAAGCTCACAGTCAAATACAACCATTATTTCGAGTTATGTAAAAAACATGGAGATTATAAATTCCTACCTTGCGCCTTACATCAGCAAATTTGATGCCAAGTTTCATCATCGCGTCCAAAAGTGTTTCCAAATAACCGATGATATTGCATTGGATAATGTTTTTGTATCTCAAGCGATCTGCCTCCGAGAATCCATCTTGATGCATGATTCTGAAAGCCAAATAATTGAGGGTCATGGCAGAAATGAAGGATTGTCTTGTGTTTAATCAATAATTGATTGAGTTCTGGAATAAATGTGTATATCTGTTCATCGGCATATTCTTCGGCACGCAACCTATTTCTGTCTCTTCTCTCCCCTCTCTCCTAAttcggtatgtatgtatgtatgtatgtatgtatgtatgtatgtatgtatgtatgtatgtatgtatgtatgtatgta contains the following coding sequences:
- the LOC139114400 gene encoding guanine nucleotide-binding protein G(i) subunit alpha-3-like, with the translated sequence MGSGASKTRLKTEQEHARIEEMIRLDNTKAKRTAKLLLLGASGSGKSTFVKQMRIMHQDGFSEADRLRYKNIIQCNIIGYLETLLDAMMKLGIKFADVRRKLDEEIFHQYFQAINVGEIDLSLQAAVAIERLWKDQGVQKCFEMAREDQFTDSVHYFLGKLRQLAEVDYLPSDQDILQARTATIGIVETSFQYQGYYLSLVDVGGQRTERRKWIHCFQDCNSIIFIVALNIYDLVMTEDKGQNQMHDSLQLFRSTCNNRWLRNISFILFLNKMDLFGKKLPNSPLTICFPEYTGSSSKREAAAFIKKKFEAVVENIIERSIYTHFTVATDTKNMALLFNDVVFDVLMKNLQNCRLL